A stretch of Scheffersomyces stipitis CBS 6054 chromosome 2, complete sequence DNA encodes these proteins:
- a CDS encoding Putative trehalase N2227-like protein (Putative trehalase; N2227-like protein), with product MISRSNVFQTLVQRLGPSFSKLITKFTNFPAMSSNSSTSANNTLKDSSKLELLTALRSLESYAINTKKTNDRRRKLFKLMTWRQQKLCEDVGYLQKLKRIDVSVQMNQFFLKAVSKHSFETFGLSFQDYHLLKDHDSPTQTSSSNYRVIESLGHFTRDWTAEGEVEIKPVWDYVRTQVDKLVKPQDRAKTCVVVPGSGLGRIAHELASYGSETERFGAVHAIEYSGLMHICNRFMYSSPENSSQSKNYEIYPYVHSCSNFYDSQSQFKSSHFSTMNQPKNLHLNHEDFRYFSLQNNYENIVVVSVFFMDTAENLVDYMDAIQSLTVPSKKNGVKNGYWINVGPLKYGSAAQVELNADEFALLRKGMGWKDVDNVKTVQEPNKYGENGLVGYITHRESMWQGYYGLNMYTSVRSENTCK from the coding sequence ATGATTTCACGTTCAAATGTGTTCCAAACTTTGGTTCAGCGTTTAGGACCACTgttttcaaaattgatTACAAAATTCACGAATTTTCCAGCaatgtcttccaattcatctacttctgctaATAATACTTTAAAAGATAGTTCCAAGTTAGAATTGCTCACTGCCCTTAGGTCGCTCGAATCATATGCTATAAATACTAAAAAGACCAACGACAGAAGGCGTAAACTATTCAAGTTAATGACATGGAGACAACAGAAATTGTGTGAAGACGTCGGCTATttgcagaagttgaagagaatcGATGTTTCGGTTCAGATGAACCAGTTCTTTCTCAAGGCTGTATCTAAGCACTCTTTCGAAACATTTGGCTTGTCTTTTCAGGACTATCACCTACTCAAGGATCATGACAGTCCGACCCAGACTTCGTCTTCTAACTATCGTGTTATCGAGTCCCTTGGCCATTTTACTCGTGACTGGACAgcagaaggagaagttgagataAAACCAGTATGGGACTATGTTAGAACTCAGGTAGATAAGTTGGTCAAGCCTCAGGATAGAGCTAAAACATGTGTTGTAGTTCCAGGCTCAGGTTTAGGTCGTATAGCCCATGAATTAGCGTCTTATGGTtctgaaacagaaagatttgGTGCTGTTCACGCTATAGAATACTCGGGACTTATGCATATCTGTAATAGATTCATGTATTCTTCGCCTGAAAATAGTTCTCAATCTAAGAACTATGAAATCTATCCATATGTCCATAGCTGTTCCAACTTTTACGATTCTCAATCCCAGTTTAAGTCTCTGCACTTTTCTACGATGAACCAGCCAAAGAATTTGCACTTGAATCATGAAGATTTCCGCTACTTTAGTTTACAAAATAACTACGAGAATATTGTCGTGGTTTCAGTCTTCTTCATGGACACGGCAGAGAATTTAGTAGACTACATGGATGCCATCCAAAGTCTCACTGTTCCAAGCAAGAAGAACGGAGTCAAGAACGGCTACTGGATCAACGTAGGACCCTTGAAGTACGGAAGTGCAGCTCaagtagaattgaatgCTGACGAGTTTGCCTTGCTTAGAAAGGGCATGGGCTGGAAAGACGTCGATAACGTGAAAACTGTACAAGAACCAAACAAATATGGCGAGAATGGTTTGGTTGGATATATTACCCATCGCGAAAGTATGTGGCAGGGGTACTATGGCTTGAACATGTATACCAGTGTCCGAAGCGAAAACACTTGTAAATAG
- a CDS encoding predicted protein, which produces MRSLPPPRITRARKWKRIKRAFKSLFTKGYISDHGAFVSTSRTSKSTMKASISTIKRSRISSRFRKRNFTDGVDLADGANLGLKTMGHLGRLATRASFPLFNPLGQPPEVNLTWKF; this is translated from the coding sequence ATGAGATCACTTCCACCACCCAGAATCACCAGGGCTAGAAAATGGAAGCGAATCAAAAGAGCTTTCAAGAGTCTCTTCACAAAGGGGTACATAAGCGACCATGGTGCATTTGTTTCAACTTCCCGAACGTCCAAATCAACCATGAAAGCCTCCATTTCCACTATTAAAAGATCCAGAATCTCTTCTCGATTCAGGAAAAGAAACTTTACTGACGGTGTGGATTTGGCAGATGGCGCCAATCTAGGATTGAAGACTATGGGCCATCTTGGTCGATTGGCTACACGTGCCTCGTTTCCACTCTTTAACCCCCTTGGACAGCCTCCAGAAGTCAATCTCACCTGGAAATTCTAG
- a CDS encoding predicted protein produces the protein MSDDKSQIKIKFFTNEEDVSLQVSDAPLYVPVSLKRYGLSEVVNQLLGNDGENDDSKPIPFDFLIDGVLLRTSIQDYLTKNGLSSETFLSLEYTRAVLPPSFLASFNNEDWISSLDTINKTLPSVTLSNMMISQPKILSGSYDGIVRTYNMSGNVEKQYVGHSGPIRAVKWVSPTRIVSAGNDRQVRLWKTSADDGSIPEEDEEAEDGRTLAILEGHKAPVVALAVENTSNRILSAGYDHSIGFWSTNYKEMTTIQPLEYDSNVLSSSSKKRRKMALQDSTIRRRSPLALLDSHTQPVEDVIFDNTDATVGYSVSQDHTIKTWDLVTSRCIDTRSTGYSLLSIVQLPKSKLLATGSSARHINLHDPRISNNTTEQTTSKLVGHTNFVVSLAASPNNDNMFASGSHDGTVKVWDIRTDKSLYTITRESPEAVKGADKVFAVSWDNEIGIISGGQDKKIQINKGSDISK, from the coding sequence ATGAGCGACGACAAGTCCCAGATCAAGATTAAGTTCTTCACgaacgaagaagatgtctCGTTGCAAGTTTCAGATGCTCCTTTGTATGTTCCAGTGTCATTGAAGAGATATGGCTTGTCAGAAGTAGTGAACCAGCTCTTGGGAAACGATGGGGAGAATGACGATTCGAAGCCAATACCGTTCGATTTCCTCATAGATGGTGTATTGTTGCGTACTTCGATCCAGGACTATTTGACGAAAAATGGACTTTCCAGCGAAACGTTCTTGTCTTTAGAATACACAAGAGCTGTACTTCCACCTTCTTTCCTTGCATCTTTCAATAACGAAGATTGGATTTCCTCTCTTGACACGATAAACAAGACTTTGCCCAGCGTTACATTGTCGAACATGATGATTTCACAGcccaagatcttgtccGGCTCATATGACGGTATAGTTAGAACTTACAACATGTCTGGAAATGTAGAGAAGCAATATGTGGGCCATTCTGGTCCCATTAGAGCCGTCAAGTGGGTTTCACCTACTAGAATCGTTTCGGCTGGTAACGACAGACAAGTAAGATTGTGGAAAACGTCTGCTGACGATGGAAGTATACCCGAagaggacgaagaagctgaagacGGTAGAACGTTGGCTATTTTAGAGGGTCACAAGGCTCCCGTAGTGGCATTGGCTGTCGAAAACACTTCCAACAGGATATTGTCTGCTGGTTACGACCATTCTATTGGATTCTGGTCTACAAACTATAAGGAAATGACGACTATACAGCCTTTAGAATATGATTCTAATGTTTTATCATCGTcgtccaagaagagaagaaagatggCTCTTCAAGATTCGACTATTAGACGTCGTTCTCCATTGGCTCTTTTGGATAGCCACACTCAACCTGTAGAAGATGTTATTTTCGACAACACCGACGCCACCGTTGGTTACTCTGTATCCCAAGATCACACCATCAAAACATGGGATTTGGTTACTTCTCGTTGTATCGATACCAGATCTACCGGCTATTCATTGCTCTCTATCGTGCAGTTACCCAaactgaagttgttggctactggttcttctgctcGTCATATCAACTTGCACGATCCCAGAATATCCAACAACACCACGGAACAGACCACTTCCAAACTCGTGGGCCATACAAACTTTGTGGTCAGCTTGGCTGCTTCACCAAATAATGATAACATGTTTGCATCTGGTTCCCACGATGGCACTGTCAAGGTTTGGGACATAAGAACAGATAAATCTTTGTACACTATCACTCGTGAATCACCAGAAGCTGTCAAGGGTGCCGACAAGGTGTTTGCAGTTTCGTGGGACAACGAGATCGGTATCATCAGCGGTGGCCAGGATAAGAAGATCCAAATCAACAAGGGTAGCGACATATCTAAGTAG